The following are from one region of the Salvia hispanica cultivar TCC Black 2014 chromosome 1, UniMelb_Shisp_WGS_1.0, whole genome shotgun sequence genome:
- the LOC125213794 gene encoding exopolygalacturonase-like, translating to MFSHVDSLSISGTGTLDGNGASYWETTHDTTITSLKFDKVNKVNIRDIHSINSKKFHFNVHSSNNVTIANIHATAPDHSPNTDGIHLGKSNNIRISGATIATGDDCISIGDGVTNVDITGVNCGPGHGISIGSLGQDLGEKEVRSIRVTNCNLKNTKNGLRIKTFAASTPGLVSDITFEGIIVDNVDKPIIIDQHYCPHKKCEGGESSVLINGVKFIDVRGSSSKEVGVKVDCSKSHPCKDIQLKGVSLTFEGKPTNAFCSSADVQFLGDGQTPSSCS from the exons ATGTTTAGCCATGTCGATAGCCTCTCGATATCAGGCACCGGCACCTTAGACGGAAATGGAGCCTCCTATTGGGAGACCACGCATGACACCACTATAACG TCATTGAAGTTTGACAAAGTCAACAAAGTGAACATTAGAGACATCCATTCCATCAACAGCAAAAAGTTCCACTTTAACGTCCACAGCTCCAACAACGTAACCATAGCAAACATCCACGCCACAGCTCCGGATCACAGCCCCAACACCGACGGTATCCACCTCGGAAAATCCAACAACATCAGAATCAGCGGTGCAACCATCGCCACTGGAGACGACTGCATCTCCATAGGAGACGGAGTCACCAACGTGGACATCACAGGCGTGAATTGCGGCCCGGGCCACGGCATCAGTATTGGGAGCCTCGGGCAAGATCTAGGGGAGAAGGAAGTCCGGTCCATTCGGGTAACCAATTGCAATttaaaaaacaccaaaaacgGGCTAAGGATCAAGACGTTCGCGGCTTCTACACCGGGCCTTGTTTCGGATATCACTTTTGAGGGCATTATAGTAGATAATGTGGACAAGCCGATCATCATCGATCAACATTATTGCCCACACAAGAAATGTGAGGGTGGTGAATCGAGTGTTTTGATAAATGGTGTAAAATTCATCGACGTTCGTGGTAGCTCGAGTAAAGAAGTCGGGGTGAAGGTTGATTGCAGCAAATCGCATCCTTGCAAAGACATACAATTGAAGGGAGTTAGCTTGACCTTTGAAGGGAAGCCAACTAATGCATTTTGCTCTTCAGCTGATGTTCAATTTCTTGGAGATGGCCAAACTCCTTCAAGTTGTTCATGA
- the LOC125213821 gene encoding exopolygalacturonase-like, whose amino-acid sequence MEYFLDEWKKACATDGGTLSVPKGNYELSDIEFSGPCNGETNFVLEGTITAPEDPTPDIDHWIMFHQVDSLSISGTGTLDGNGASYWRTEHDTTIATLKLEKVNKVNIRDIHSINSKKFHFHIHNCNDVTINNIHATAPESSPNTDGIHLSNSDNIRITGASIATGDDCISIGDGVTNTDITGVNCGPGHGISIGSLGKNQGEKEVRSIRVTNCNLKNTKNGLRIKTFAPSPPGLVSDITFEGIIVDNVDNPIIIDQHYCPHKKCEGGESSVLINGVKFIDVRGSSSKEVGVKVDCSKSHPCKDIQLKGVSLTFEGKPTNAVCSSADVQFLGDGQTPSSCS is encoded by the exons atggag TATTTTTTAGATGAATGGAAGAAAGCTTGTGCAACTGATGGAGGCACACTTAGTGTTCCAAAAGGAAATTATGAATTAAGTGATATTGAATTTTCAGGGCCATGCAATGGCGAAACCAATTTTGTACTAGAAGGAACTATAACTGCTCCCGAAGATCCTACTCCCGACATCGATCATTGGATCATGTTTCACCAGGTCGATAGCCTCTCGATCTCAGGCACCGGCACCTTAGATGGAAACGGAGCCTCCTATTGGAGAACCGAGCATGACACCACTATAGCG ACATTGAAGCTTGAGAAAGTCAACAAAGTGAACATTAGAGACATCCATTCCATCAACAGCAAAAAGTTCCACTTTCACATCCACAACTGCAACGACGTAACCATAAACAACATCCACGCCACAGCTCCGGAAAGCAGCCCCAACACCGACGGCATCCACCTCAGTAATTCCGACAACATCAGAATCACCGGTGCAAGCATCGCCACTGGAGACGACTGCATCTCCATAGGAGACGGAGTCACCAACACAGACATCACAGGCGTCAACTGTGGCCCGGGCCACGGCATCAGCATCGGGAGCCTCGGGAAGAATCAAGGGGAGAAGGAAGTCCGGTCGATTCGGGTAACCAATTGCAACttaaaaaacaccaaaaacgGGCTAAGGATCAAGACgttcgcgccttctccaccgGGGCTTGTTTCGGATATCACTTTTGAGGGCATTATAGTAGATAATGTGGACAATCCGATCATCATCGATCAACATTATTGCCCACACAAGAAATGTGAGGGTGGTGAATCGAGTGTTTTGATAAATGGTGTAAAATTCATCGACGTTCGTGGTAGCTCGAGTAAAGAAGTCGGGGTGAAGGTTGATTGCAGCAAATCGCATCCTTGCAAAGACATACAATTGAAGGGAGTTAGCTTGACCTTTGAAGGGAAGCCAACTAATGCAGTTTGCTCTTCAGCTGATGTTCAATTTCTTGGAGATGGCCAAACTCCTTCAAGTTGTTCCTGA
- the LOC125213836 gene encoding putative disease resistance protein RGA3, producing the protein MESMGSIFFNVFLQNSLLQTTEANYRGRETCVMHDLVHDLASSVLSNNNADGNTRYKFHKRELSRIPDEVSRNLRTLLLEGGTSVTIFSNFKYLHNLTLYGRDYKELPISIKELIHLRNLNISDTSIANIPEWIGELHHLQTFRSEIWELKKLPNTMKYLINLRHLCLKSETKLPTEIGKLTSLQTLEHFKVSEEKGFQIEELGSLKNHKGTLEIRHLERVRDKEEAMKANMLEKSNLSKLVFSWDDERSIRERNDESVLEGLQPHANLKVLEIRRYQGKRFPAWCKKMEVWDGFQGSWATFDNLTQIILRHCSECEEIPKLEHLPNLKSLYLVGLKNVRFIDSSFSNFRTLVISGLEIKCLPKQLFYNNQNLSELSILECPVLRELPHGLDTLISLKDFTIRKCENLKSIGNPRKYQGILRKLVIVRCTELMEIPYQILESSAPTIKTLALEGLRRLKNLPMLIDCLAKSSPRLTQLTIKGVPNFMASGTIESWSFGRLKTLEIDVSVEWTMETSARIRDTVEVRKYWGRRIAPMAGEPLVSKGVTPISLEKVEVSALRAPH; encoded by the exons ATGGAGTCCATGGGAAGCATCTTTTTCAATGTGTTTCTGCAGAATTCTCTGTTGCAAACTACAGAAGCAAATTATCGTGGAAGGGAAACATGTGTGATGCACGATCTTGTGCATGATCTTGCTTCTTCTGTTTTATCTAATAATAATGCAGATGGAAACACTCGATACAAGTTTCACAAAAGAgaattgagtcgtattccaGATGAAGTGTCGAGGAATTTGCGTACATTACTCTTGGAAGGTGGAACTTCTGTTACCATATTCTCTAACTTCAAATATCTGCATAATCTAACTCTTTATGGTCGTGATTATAAAGAGTTGCCCATTTCAATTAAGGAGTTGATACATTTGAGAAATCTCAATATATCCGATACATCAATTGCAAACATTCCGGAGTGGATAGGTGAACTCCATCACTTGCAAACATTCAGATCAGAAATATGGGAACTGAAGAAACTGCCAAATACGATGAAGTACTTGATTAATTTAAGGCATCTTTGTCTAAAGTCGGAAACAAAGTTGCCTACAGAGATTGGGAAATTAACTTCTCTTCAAACACTTGAGCACTTTAAAGTGAGCGAAGAGAAGGGCTTCCAAATTGAAGAGCTTGGAAgtttaaaaaatcacaaaggAACGCTAGAGATTAGACATCTTGAAAGGGTGCGTGACAAGGAAGAGGCTATGAAAGCAAATATGTTAGAGAAGTCAAACTTGTCTAAACTGGTGTTTAGTTGGGATGACGAGAGAAGTATCCGTGAAAGAAATGATGAGAGTGTATTGGAAGGCCTCCAACCTCATGCAAATTTGAAAGTGTTGGAGATTAGAAGATATCAAGGCAAAAGATTTCCAGCATGGTGTAAGAAGATGGAAGTATGGGATGGGTTTCAAGGCTCTTGGGCAACATTTGACAACTTGACTCAGATAATACTTCGGCATTGCTCAGAATGTGAGGAAATCCCGAAGCTAGAGCACTTGCCTAATCTGAAATCTCTTTATTTGGTAGGACTGAAGAATGTGAGGTTCATAGATTCTTCATTCAGTAATTTCAGGACTCTCGTAATATCTGgattagaaataaaatgtcTGCCAAAACAGTTATTCTATAACAATCAGAATCTCTCAGAATTAAGCATTCTTGAGTGCCCTGTATTGAGAGAATTACCACATGGCCTGGACACCCTTATTTCTCTGAAGGATTTTACTATAAGAAAATGTGAAAATCTAAAGTCAATTGGGAATCCAAGAAAATATCAAGGAATCCTGCGTAAGCTGGTTATTGTACGGTGCACAGAGCTGATGGAAATTCCATATCAAATTCTAGAGTCGTCCGCACCCACAATCAAGACACTCGCATTGGAAGGATTAAGGAGGCTAAAGAATCTACCAATGCTAATTGACTGCCTCGCTAAATCATCTCCTCGCCTCACACAATTGACGATCAAAGGTGTTCCTAATTTTATGGCTAGTGGTACTATTGAGAGCTGGAGTTTTGGCAGATTGAAGACATTAGAGATAGATGTGAGTGTGGAGTGGACAATGGAGACTAGTGCTCGCATTAGAGATACTGTGGAAG TTAGAAAATATTGGGGTAGAAGAATTGCCCCGATGGCTGGGGAACCTCTCGTCTCTAAGGGAGTTACGCCTATATCGTTGGAAAAGGTTGAGGTGTCTGCCCTCCGTGCGCCTCACTAA